In Schlegelella aquatica, one DNA window encodes the following:
- a CDS encoding ABC transporter substrate-binding protein: MVHRYSFAGGIAAAFAAAAVATAAVPAVAKTFKWTSASDIPTWDIHSQNNALSNGIHAWVYESLFYYDRNFKVEPMLATGYKQLTPTQLRVTLRKGVKFHDGADFNADDVVFSLNRAMDKASNFGVYTQGIDKVVKVDDHTVDIFTKGPNPVLLRQLTELRMMDKDWAEKNRSTTPKDIRSKDENFAHRNANGTGPFMLKSWDQDVRMVLVRNPNWWGKMEGNVTEIVYTPVKSEATRVAALMSGEVDLVLDPSPTDLPRLRANPALKVIDGVENRTIFLGMDQFRDELPGSNVKGKNPLKDVRVRKALYQAIDINAIQKNIMRGLSQPTGTLIAPQVNGWTKKADVRYPYDVEAAKKLLAEAGYANGFEVDFACPNNRYINDEEICQAITAMWARIGVKAKLRTLPLVTYFPMIQRYEASIYMLGWGVPTFDALYSLQSLVRSVGAQGDGNYNVGRYSNPQMDALVERIKKEGDIATRNQLIEQALLLSHQDVSHIPLHNQVIPWAMKKNVNVYHRADNRIDIRSARVD, from the coding sequence ATGGTGCATCGTTATTCCTTCGCAGGGGGGATCGCTGCGGCCTTCGCGGCGGCTGCGGTGGCTACCGCGGCCGTTCCGGCCGTGGCCAAGACCTTCAAGTGGACCAGCGCGAGCGATATCCCGACCTGGGACATCCACTCCCAGAACAACGCCCTGTCCAACGGCATCCACGCCTGGGTGTATGAATCGTTGTTCTATTACGACCGCAACTTCAAGGTCGAGCCGATGCTGGCCACCGGCTACAAGCAACTGACGCCGACGCAGTTGCGAGTCACTCTGCGCAAAGGAGTCAAGTTCCACGACGGCGCGGATTTCAACGCCGATGACGTGGTCTTTTCGCTCAACCGCGCGATGGACAAGGCGTCGAACTTCGGCGTCTATACCCAGGGCATCGACAAGGTGGTGAAGGTCGACGACCACACCGTCGACATCTTCACCAAAGGGCCCAACCCCGTGCTGCTGCGCCAGCTGACCGAGCTGCGCATGATGGACAAGGACTGGGCGGAGAAGAACCGTTCCACCACGCCGAAGGACATCCGCTCCAAGGACGAGAACTTCGCCCACCGCAACGCCAACGGCACGGGTCCCTTCATGCTCAAGAGCTGGGACCAGGACGTGCGCATGGTGCTGGTGCGCAACCCCAACTGGTGGGGCAAGATGGAGGGCAACGTCACCGAGATCGTCTACACCCCGGTGAAGTCCGAGGCCACGCGCGTGGCGGCCCTGATGTCGGGCGAGGTGGACCTGGTGCTCGACCCCTCGCCGACCGACCTGCCGCGCCTGCGCGCCAACCCCGCGCTCAAGGTCATCGACGGGGTCGAGAACCGCACGATCTTCCTCGGCATGGACCAGTTCCGCGACGAACTGCCGGGCTCCAACGTGAAGGGCAAGAACCCGCTGAAGGACGTGCGGGTGCGCAAGGCGCTCTACCAGGCCATCGACATCAACGCCATCCAGAAGAACATCATGCGCGGCCTGTCGCAGCCGACCGGCACGCTGATCGCGCCGCAGGTCAACGGCTGGACGAAGAAGGCCGACGTGCGCTACCCCTACGACGTGGAGGCGGCCAAGAAGCTGCTGGCCGAGGCGGGCTACGCGAACGGCTTCGAGGTGGACTTCGCCTGCCCGAACAACCGCTACATCAACGACGAGGAGATCTGCCAGGCGATCACCGCGATGTGGGCGCGCATCGGCGTCAAAGCGAAGCTGCGCACGCTTCCGCTGGTGACCTACTTCCCGATGATCCAGCGCTACGAGGCGAGCATCTACATGCTGGGCTGGGGCGTGCCGACCTTCGATGCGCTGTACTCCCTGCAGTCCCTGGTGCGCTCGGTGGGGGCGCAAGGCGACGGCAACTACAACGTCGGCCGCTACAGCAACCCGCAGATGGACGCTCTGGTGGAGCGCATCAAGAAGGAGGGCGACATCGCCACGCGCAACCAGCTCATCGAGCAGGCGCTGCTGCTGTCGCACCAGGATGTCTCCCACATCCCGCTGCACAACCAGGTCATTCCGTGGGCGATGAAGAAGAACGTGAACGTCTATCATCGCGCCGACAATCGGATCGACATCCGCAGCGCGCGCGTCGACTGA
- a CDS encoding ABC transporter ATP-binding protein, which yields MTALIEVNDLAKTFDVSAPWLNRVIERKPRQFVHAVDGVSFAIERGKTLALVGESGCGKSTVARLLVGLYDPTRGEVRFDGQPTAAAFASRAGRALRRRMQMIFQDPYASLNPRWKVREIIAEPLREHGLLTDAAAIEQRVAELLRMVGLAAADMEKYPHQFSGGQRQRISIARALATRPEFLVCDEPTSALDVSVQAQVLNIMKDLQRDQGLTYLFISHNLAVVRHVADEVGVMYLGRLVELAPKRTLFAQPQHPYTRMLLDAIPDIRMTGRARTPVQGEVPNPLNPPSGCAFHPRCPHARERCKRERPALLELRGVKVACHAVEEGRL from the coding sequence ATGACCGCTCTCATCGAAGTCAATGACCTGGCCAAGACCTTCGATGTCTCGGCCCCGTGGCTCAACCGCGTCATCGAGCGCAAGCCCAGGCAGTTCGTGCACGCGGTCGACGGCGTGAGCTTCGCGATCGAGCGTGGCAAGACGCTGGCCCTGGTGGGCGAGTCGGGCTGCGGCAAGAGCACGGTGGCGCGGCTGCTCGTCGGCTTGTACGACCCCACGCGCGGCGAGGTGCGCTTCGACGGGCAACCGACGGCCGCGGCGTTCGCGAGCCGCGCCGGGCGTGCGCTGCGCAGGCGGATGCAGATGATCTTCCAGGACCCGTACGCGAGCCTCAATCCCCGTTGGAAGGTGCGCGAAATCATCGCCGAGCCGTTGCGCGAGCATGGGCTGCTGACCGACGCGGCCGCCATCGAGCAGCGCGTGGCAGAGCTGCTGCGCATGGTGGGCCTGGCCGCAGCGGACATGGAGAAGTACCCGCACCAGTTCTCGGGGGGGCAGCGGCAGCGCATCTCGATCGCGCGAGCCTTGGCGACCCGGCCGGAGTTCCTCGTGTGCGACGAGCCCACCTCGGCGCTGGACGTTTCGGTCCAGGCGCAGGTCCTCAACATCATGAAGGACCTGCAGCGCGACCAGGGCCTGACGTACCTGTTCATCTCGCACAACCTGGCGGTCGTGCGCCACGTGGCCGACGAGGTGGGCGTGATGTATCTGGGTCGTCTGGTGGAGCTGGCGCCCAAGCGCACGCTCTTTGCGCAGCCGCAGCACCCCTACACACGGATGCTGCTCGATGCGATTCCCGACATCCGCATGACCGGCCGCGCGCGCACGCCGGTGCAGGGAGAGGTGCCCAACCCGCTCAACCCGCCTTCGGGATGCGCCTTTCACCCCCGCTGCCCGCATGCCCGCGAACGCTGCAAGCGCGAGCGTCCCGCGTTGCTGGAGTTGCGGGGCGTGAAGGTGGCGTGCCACGCGGTGGAGGAAGGGCGCCTCTGA
- a CDS encoding ABC transporter ATP-binding protein, giving the protein MNAPLLQVKNLRVEFPTRRGTLVALDDVSFDIAAGEILGVVGESGAGKSLTGASIIGLLEPPGRIAGGEILLEGRRIDRLPHEEMRRIRGRKIGAIFQDPLTSLNPLYTVGRQLVETIQTHLPVGAAEARRRAIQLLKDTGIPAAEERIDHYPHQFSGGMRQRVVIALALAAEPKLIVADEPTTALDVSIQAQIIFLLKRLCKEKGAAVMLVTHDMGVIAETCDRVAVMYAGRVAEIGPVQDVIHAPAHPYTVGLMGSIPSMEDERERLTQIDGAMPRLTAIPPGCAFHPRCPHAFERCHRERPDLLDAGRTRAACWLHAARPSDVATAPAVFQPNALTDA; this is encoded by the coding sequence ATGAACGCACCGCTGTTGCAAGTGAAGAACCTGCGCGTCGAGTTTCCGACGCGCCGGGGCACCCTGGTCGCTCTGGACGACGTGTCGTTCGACATCGCGGCGGGCGAGATCCTGGGTGTGGTCGGCGAGTCGGGGGCCGGAAAGTCCCTCACCGGAGCGTCGATCATCGGCCTGCTGGAGCCGCCCGGGCGCATCGCCGGGGGCGAGATCCTGCTCGAGGGGCGCCGCATCGACCGGCTGCCGCACGAGGAGATGCGCCGCATCCGCGGGCGCAAGATCGGCGCGATCTTCCAGGACCCGCTCACGTCGCTGAACCCGTTGTACACCGTGGGGCGGCAGTTGGTCGAAACGATCCAGACGCACCTGCCCGTCGGCGCGGCCGAGGCCCGCCGTCGTGCGATCCAGTTGCTCAAAGACACCGGCATCCCGGCGGCCGAGGAGCGCATCGACCACTATCCGCACCAGTTCTCGGGCGGCATGCGTCAGCGCGTCGTCATCGCGCTGGCCTTGGCGGCCGAGCCCAAGCTCATCGTCGCCGACGAACCCACCACCGCGCTGGACGTCTCGATCCAGGCGCAGATCATTTTCCTGCTCAAGCGCTTGTGCAAGGAGAAGGGCGCCGCCGTGATGCTGGTGACCCACGACATGGGGGTGATTGCCGAGACCTGCGACCGCGTGGCGGTGATGTATGCGGGTCGTGTCGCGGAGATCGGCCCGGTGCAGGACGTCATCCACGCCCCGGCGCATCCGTACACCGTCGGCCTCATGGGCTCCATCCCTTCGATGGAGGACGAACGCGAGCGGCTGACGCAGATCGACGGTGCGATGCCGCGGCTCACCGCGATCCCGCCCGGTTGCGCCTTCCATCCGCGCTGCCCGCATGCCTTCGAGCGCTGCCACCGGGAGCGCCCGGATCTTCTCGACGCCGGCCGCACACGCGCTGCGTGCTGGCTCCACGCGGCCCGGCCGTCGGATGTGGCGACTGCACCGGCCGTCTTCCAACCGAACGCACTGACCGACGCATGA
- a CDS encoding sensor histidine kinase codes for MIFLPFSVRGRPWLAIAGLAGLLAVVPLVACVTAWASQASSAVHVIDQARVEAPAGADAPAAASASQVQRLPDEWTSSRPGFAGTVVYRLDLPPAPSADPRALYLPRACGAIEVRWAGHTILQRPQAGPPRCDQAQLVALPGDTARGGLVEVRLAGRPRSETLLRQDAGYFGAPRVGPEWLLHARAERQRAAGVWLPRMLAAMLGLFALGWLAVALWGGAAIAGPTGLLLGGAALLEARELWLGWLPAGRPAEAAVAMLIAALAGGTVLWLQRWEGARRRRVEAALLAQVLLVPLTVLVVPAALVHDAALGWWVVHWLQVAVAVGVCVRALHRGGRASSPWVAAGGGLALAFAAVEWAVQAGAGDLPASQPTEYALPVLLAGLTLAAARHFVASTRGEVEAQAAMEQEVARRTAEIEQRYAEMAEARIEQVAEAERKRIAGDLHDDLGAKLLTIVHTSSDERISTLAREALEEMRLSVRGLTGKPVKVADALADWRAETVSRLGQAGIQVDWMTEHDNDERHLAARAYVQTTRILREAVSNIIKHSGANACTIRCVIDETDFNLVIQDNGRGIPLELDGKLDRGHGMASMKRRAKQLAGQCLVESGPGFGTVIRLTLPL; via the coding sequence ATGATCTTTCTTCCGTTCAGCGTCCGTGGCCGGCCTTGGCTGGCCATCGCGGGGCTGGCCGGCCTGCTGGCCGTGGTGCCCCTCGTGGCCTGCGTGACGGCGTGGGCGTCTCAGGCCTCCTCCGCGGTGCACGTGATCGATCAGGCTCGGGTCGAGGCGCCGGCCGGGGCCGACGCTCCCGCCGCGGCTTCGGCCTCACAGGTCCAGCGTCTGCCCGACGAATGGACCTCGAGCCGGCCCGGCTTCGCCGGCACCGTGGTCTATCGCCTGGATCTGCCGCCGGCTCCTTCGGCCGATCCGCGGGCCCTCTACCTGCCACGCGCTTGCGGGGCGATCGAGGTGAGGTGGGCGGGGCACACGATCCTGCAGCGTCCGCAGGCCGGGCCTCCCCGTTGTGACCAGGCGCAGCTGGTGGCGTTGCCCGGCGACACCGCCCGCGGCGGGCTGGTCGAGGTGCGCCTGGCCGGGCGGCCTCGCAGCGAGACGCTGCTGCGCCAGGATGCAGGCTACTTCGGGGCGCCCCGGGTGGGCCCCGAATGGCTGCTGCACGCGCGGGCCGAGCGTCAGCGGGCCGCGGGAGTGTGGCTGCCGAGGATGTTGGCGGCCATGCTCGGGCTGTTTGCGCTCGGCTGGCTGGCGGTCGCCTTGTGGGGCGGCGCGGCCATCGCAGGGCCCACCGGGCTGCTGTTGGGCGGCGCGGCCCTGCTGGAAGCGCGCGAGCTCTGGCTCGGCTGGTTGCCCGCCGGACGGCCCGCCGAAGCAGCGGTGGCCATGCTCATTGCCGCACTGGCGGGCGGCACGGTGCTGTGGCTGCAGCGATGGGAGGGGGCCCGGAGGCGGCGGGTGGAGGCCGCGCTCTTGGCCCAGGTCCTGCTCGTGCCGCTGACGGTGCTGGTCGTTCCGGCTGCGCTCGTGCACGACGCGGCGCTGGGCTGGTGGGTGGTGCACTGGCTGCAGGTGGCCGTCGCGGTGGGGGTGTGCGTGCGGGCGCTGCACCGCGGCGGCCGTGCTTCTTCACCCTGGGTGGCGGCAGGTGGCGGCCTGGCGCTGGCGTTCGCCGCCGTGGAATGGGCCGTGCAGGCCGGCGCGGGCGACTTGCCCGCCAGTCAGCCGACGGAGTACGCCCTGCCGGTCCTGCTGGCCGGGCTCACGCTGGCGGCGGCACGCCACTTCGTCGCATCGACGCGCGGGGAGGTCGAGGCGCAGGCCGCGATGGAGCAGGAGGTGGCACGACGCACCGCCGAGATCGAGCAGCGCTATGCGGAGATGGCCGAAGCGCGCATCGAGCAGGTGGCCGAAGCCGAACGCAAGCGCATCGCCGGCGACCTGCACGACGACCTCGGTGCGAAGCTGCTCACCATCGTGCACACCAGCAGCGACGAGCGCATCTCCACCCTGGCGCGCGAGGCCCTGGAGGAGATGCGGCTGTCCGTGAGGGGGCTGACCGGCAAGCCGGTCAAGGTGGCCGATGCGCTGGCCGACTGGCGCGCCGAGACGGTGTCCCGGCTGGGGCAGGCCGGCATCCAGGTGGACTGGATGACCGAGCACGACAACGACGAACGGCATCTGGCGGCGCGCGCCTACGTGCAGACCACGCGCATCCTGCGCGAAGCGGTCAGCAACATCATCAAGCACAGCGGGGCCAACGCGTGCACCATCCGCTGCGTCATCGACGAGACCGACTTCAACCTCGTGATCCAGGACAACGGCCGCGGGATTCCGCTCGAGTTGGACGGCAAGCTCGACCGAGGCCACGGCATGGCGAGCATGAAGCGCCGCGCGAAGCAGCTCGCGGGCCAATGCCTGGTGGAATCCGGCCCCGGCTTCGGCACGGTCATCCGTCTGACGCTGCCGCTCTGA
- the ybeY gene encoding rRNA maturation RNase YbeY, with product MRRAVLPALRLSLQFADARHRALLPRHRVMRWMRAALERPGEITVRIVDEDEGRTLNRDYRGKDYATNVLTFDYAHEPVVVADLILAAPVVEREAREMGKTLEAHYAHLLVHGTLHAQGYDHESDDEAEAMEARETEILLALGFDDPYAAR from the coding sequence ATGAGGCGCGCCGTCCTGCCGGCGCTGCGCCTGTCGCTGCAGTTCGCCGACGCACGCCACCGCGCGCTGCTGCCCCGCCACCGCGTGATGCGGTGGATGCGCGCGGCCCTTGAACGGCCGGGCGAGATCACCGTGCGCATCGTCGATGAGGACGAAGGTCGCACCCTCAACCGCGACTATCGCGGGAAGGACTACGCGACCAACGTCCTGACCTTCGACTACGCACACGAACCGGTGGTCGTCGCCGACCTGATCCTCGCGGCGCCTGTCGTCGAGCGCGAGGCGCGCGAGATGGGCAAGACGCTGGAGGCCCACTACGCCCACCTGCTGGTGCACGGCACGCTTCACGCGCAAGGCTACGACCACGAGTCCGACGACGAGGCCGAGGCGATGGAGGCGCGCGAGACCGAGATCTTGCTGGCCCTCGGGTTCGACGACCCCTACGCCGCGCGCTAG
- a CDS encoding ABC transporter permease, protein MNPTSTASSAPTAPAPGRWRRFLDSDLWYSFRTSPVAMAAALIAFVCIFCAVFAGWVAPHNPFDLATLELGDSRLPPAWLEGGKWTYVFGTDDQGRDILSALMYGARISLFVGVASVLLSMLIGVSLGLLSGFVGGKLDTVIMRICDVMLSFPTILVALLIDGVGRAMFPDAHETLAFTVLILSIALTKWVDYARTVRGSTMVERNKEYVQAARVIGVPPLRIMYKHVLPNVTGPVLVLSTIQIAQAIIIEATLSFLGVGVPPTSPSLGTLIRIGNDFLFSGEWWITIFPGAMLVLIALSVNLLGDWLRDALNPRLR, encoded by the coding sequence ATGAATCCGACCTCCACTGCTTCTTCCGCGCCCACGGCGCCGGCCCCCGGCCGCTGGCGCCGCTTTCTGGACAGCGATCTGTGGTACAGCTTTCGCACTTCGCCCGTGGCGATGGCAGCGGCCCTGATCGCTTTCGTGTGCATCTTCTGTGCGGTGTTCGCCGGCTGGGTGGCCCCGCACAACCCCTTCGATCTGGCCACCTTGGAGCTTGGGGACTCGCGCCTGCCTCCCGCGTGGTTGGAGGGGGGCAAGTGGACCTACGTCTTCGGCACCGATGACCAGGGGCGCGACATTCTTTCCGCGCTGATGTACGGCGCGCGCATTTCGCTGTTCGTGGGTGTGGCGTCGGTGTTGCTGTCGATGTTGATCGGCGTGTCGCTGGGCTTGTTGTCCGGCTTCGTGGGGGGCAAGCTCGACACGGTGATCATGCGCATCTGCGACGTGATGCTGTCGTTTCCCACCATCCTGGTGGCCCTGCTGATCGACGGGGTCGGCCGGGCGATGTTTCCGGACGCGCACGAGACGCTGGCGTTCACGGTGTTGATCCTGTCCATCGCGCTCACCAAGTGGGTGGACTACGCCCGCACGGTGCGCGGCTCCACGATGGTGGAGCGCAACAAGGAGTACGTGCAGGCGGCGAGGGTGATCGGCGTGCCGCCCTTGCGCATCATGTACAAGCACGTGCTGCCGAACGTGACCGGGCCGGTGCTGGTGCTGTCCACGATCCAGATCGCGCAGGCCATCATCATCGAGGCGACGCTGTCGTTCCTCGGCGTCGGCGTGCCGCCCACCTCACCGTCGTTGGGCACGCTGATCCGCATCGGCAACGACTTCCTCTTCAGCGGTGAGTGGTGGATCACGATCTTCCCCGGTGCGATGCTGGTGCTGATCGCGCTCAGCGTGAACCTGCTGGGCGACTGGCTGCGCGACGCGCTCAACCCGCGGCTGCGATGA
- a CDS encoding PhoH family protein, translating into MILRHAFIPLDNQRLSHLCGTLDEHLRSIEAALDVSISRRNESFRIEGSRKQAERAVALLQSLYDRAGAPIPADEFQLALVEAMQPEDRRHTQEAGEDEEIVLRTRRADLQGRTPNQDQYLRNILSHDVTFGIGPAGTGKTFLAVACAVDALERNTVQRIILTRPAVEAGERLGFLPGDLAQKVDPYLRPLYDALYDLMGFDRVTKAFEKGTLEIAPLAFMRGRTLNHAFVILDEAQNTTPEQMKMFLTRIGFGSKAVITGDVSQIDLPRGQKSGLVDAERVLRRVRGIAMTRFTAADVVRHPLVARIVEAYDAAKKAAEE; encoded by the coding sequence GTGATACTGCGACACGCTTTCATCCCACTCGACAATCAACGTCTGTCCCACCTGTGCGGCACGCTGGACGAGCACCTGCGCAGCATCGAAGCCGCGCTCGACGTCTCGATCTCCCGCCGTAACGAGTCGTTTCGCATCGAGGGCTCGAGGAAACAGGCCGAGCGCGCCGTCGCGCTGCTGCAAAGCCTGTACGACCGCGCCGGGGCCCCGATCCCTGCCGATGAGTTCCAGCTCGCGCTGGTGGAGGCCATGCAACCGGAGGACCGACGCCACACGCAGGAGGCCGGAGAAGACGAGGAGATCGTCTTGCGCACGCGCCGCGCCGACCTGCAGGGGCGCACGCCCAACCAGGACCAGTACCTGCGCAACATCCTCAGCCACGACGTCACCTTCGGCATCGGGCCCGCCGGCACCGGGAAGACCTTTCTCGCGGTCGCTTGCGCCGTGGATGCGCTGGAACGCAATACCGTGCAGCGCATCATCCTCACGCGCCCCGCGGTCGAAGCGGGCGAGCGACTGGGGTTCTTGCCGGGCGACCTGGCACAGAAGGTCGACCCCTACCTGCGTCCACTGTACGACGCCTTGTACGACCTCATGGGCTTCGACCGCGTGACCAAGGCGTTCGAGAAGGGCACGCTCGAGATCGCACCGCTCGCGTTCATGCGCGGGCGCACGCTCAACCACGCCTTCGTGATCCTCGATGAGGCGCAGAACACCACGCCGGAGCAGATGAAGATGTTCCTCACCCGCATCGGGTTCGGAAGCAAGGCAGTCATCACGGGCGACGTCAGCCAGATCGACTTGCCCCGCGGGCAGAAGAGCGGCCTGGTCGATGCAGAACGGGTGCTGCGGCGGGTGCGAGGCATCGCGATGACGCGCTTCACCGCCGCCGACGTGGTGCGCCATCCGCTGGTGGCGCGCATCGTCGAGGCCTACGACGCGGCCAAGAAGGCGGCCGAGGAATGA
- a CDS encoding ABC transporter permease encodes MLVFIIRRLLQAVIVMLTVAFIAFMLFQFVGDPVTNLLGQDATPEQRDEIRAELGLDQPFVVQFARFVGNAVQGEFGLSLRQGRKVSTLILERLPATMELALSAAVLALALGIPMGVYAALKRGTFFSQVLMTFSLLGVSLPTFLIGILLILVFSVTLKWLPSFGRGEVVQLGWWTTGLLTVDGWRHLILPAVTLAIFQLTLIMRLVRAEMLEVLRTDYIKFARARGLTDRAVHFGHALKNTLVPVITITGLQLGSLIAFAIITETVFQWPGMGLLFIQAVSFADIPVMAAYLCLIALIFVVINLVVDLLYFAVDPRLRTARAAGH; translated from the coding sequence ATGCTGGTATTCATCATTCGACGCCTGCTCCAGGCCGTCATCGTGATGCTCACGGTGGCCTTCATCGCCTTCATGCTGTTCCAGTTCGTCGGCGATCCGGTCACCAACCTCCTCGGTCAGGACGCCACGCCCGAGCAACGCGACGAGATCCGCGCCGAGTTGGGGCTGGATCAGCCCTTCGTGGTGCAGTTCGCGCGGTTCGTCGGCAATGCAGTGCAAGGCGAGTTCGGCCTGAGCCTGCGGCAGGGCCGCAAGGTGTCGACGCTGATCCTCGAACGCTTGCCCGCGACCATGGAGCTGGCCTTGTCGGCCGCGGTGCTGGCGCTGGCGCTCGGCATCCCGATGGGGGTGTACGCGGCGCTCAAGCGGGGCACCTTCTTTTCGCAGGTGCTGATGACCTTCTCGCTGCTCGGGGTGTCGTTGCCGACGTTCCTGATCGGCATCTTGCTCATCCTCGTGTTCTCGGTCACGCTCAAGTGGTTGCCGAGTTTCGGCCGCGGAGAGGTCGTCCAGCTCGGCTGGTGGACCACCGGCCTGCTCACGGTGGACGGCTGGCGCCACTTGATCCTGCCGGCGGTGACGCTGGCGATCTTCCAGCTCACGCTCATCATGCGCTTGGTGCGCGCCGAGATGCTGGAGGTTCTGCGCACGGACTACATCAAGTTCGCGCGGGCCCGCGGGCTCACAGACCGGGCGGTGCACTTCGGGCATGCCTTGAAGAACACGCTGGTGCCGGTCATCACGATCACCGGCCTGCAACTGGGCTCGCTCATCGCCTTTGCCATCATCACCGAGACGGTGTTCCAGTGGCCCGGCATGGGGCTGCTGTTCATCCAGGCGGTGAGCTTTGCCGACATTCCCGTGATGGCGGCCTACCTGTGCCTCATCGCGCTGATCTTCGTCGTCATCAACCTGGTCGTGGACCTGCTGTACTTCGCCGTCGATCCGCGTCTGCGCACCGCGCGCGCTGCCGGCCACTGA